One segment of Rosa chinensis cultivar Old Blush chromosome 6, RchiOBHm-V2, whole genome shotgun sequence DNA contains the following:
- the LOC121049644 gene encoding uncharacterized protein LOC121049644 codes for MAEAQESDQKSEEEEEEEHYGSRSSRIEPPRFERHHTRPQVSRGCSMAAAARAFTLSRLTDLSLKPRHPQPPPLSRSATKHAMSSESSPPLIAAQLNHLALHFPLLAKNNQDMADTGDKKPNANAKVKVKHGGGGGGGGILRCRNKENED; via the exons atGGCCGAAGCTCAAGAATCCGATCAaaagagtgaagaagaagaagaagaggaacactATGGAAGCCGAAGCTCAAGAATCGAGCCCCCAAGATTCGAGAGGCACCACACGAGGCCACAAGTCTCTCGTGGTTGTTCCATGGCAGCCGCAGCTCGGGCTTTCACTCTCTCTCGCCTCACCGACCTGTCACTCAAGCCCCGCCACCCACAACCACCACCACTCTCTCGGTCTGCAACGAAGCACGCCATGTCTTCAGAGAGCTCTCCTCCTCTGATTGCAGCTCAGCTCAATCACCTCGCTCTTCACTTCCCTCTGCTCGCTAAG AACAATCAGGACATGGCTGACACCGGTGACAAGAAGCCTAATGCCAATGCCAAGGTGAAAGTCAAGcatggaggtggtggtggtggtggt GGCATTCTTCGATgcagaaataaagaaaatgaagattaa